The DNA segment TGATTTGGGTTGCAGTAGTCTTGTAAAAGTCTGATATCGACATCTAAATTCATCGTCAGTTTCGATAATCTAGGAGATTATCAGGATGTGAATGAGTCTCCTGTATGCATTTAGTAGATAAACCATTAAAATGGGTGTTATCATCATCGTTAGATGGCAGATGGGTTAATTCCCGGAGTTTTCGAGGATTGCCACTTCAACTTTGCTGCGGGTTGGACAAAACTTTTTCTATTTGTTTGGGGAGTCATATATATCCTGTTAGATCAAGAAGCTTATTATATGTCAGGTTTCTCCAGGATCAAATTTGAGATTGGATGAAGTTGGTAGCACTTTTCCAATTCATCAATGATCTTTGATTATATGTACAGTCACTTGTAGCCTTAGTTGATGCACCAATGAATGAATACATCTCTCATGCAAAAGAATGTGATCACTCAGAAAGGATCAAGTCATTGCACCTTCAGCTTGTGCCCATCAGCTCTAGTGCAATGTCCACAAGGGAGCCAAGGGGTGTGCCATCATGCCTGCTCAGTCCCCACACTGCCAGAGAATATGTTGGAACATTCAATCTCTGATGTGGTCTCTGAGACACATTGGAGCTCCTCCTCCTTGCCTGGACCAGTGAAGAGTCTGTTATATTTCTCATCACAGTTCATCATCCAGATTGTGATTTCTATTGTGGACCTCCTTATTCTGGGGACCTTGGTAGATGGGTGGTTGTACTCCTCAAGTATCTGCACCAGCCTCTCTGCAAATTCCTCCTCCCTGGTGCCAAGTTGTTCAAGTTGCTTGGAGAGAGTACTCCAGCATCCATGAACCTGAAGACTTGTGTGGCAAGACCAAGGGATACCTCCAGCAGTTTCATCTCTGCTGTCACCATTGCATTTACAACCTACATATAAGCAGCAAAGCAGTCGAGCATTTTTGCCTTTTTCACATATCAATTCAATTTCTTAGATATGACATATGTCTTGCATTTTATGTATCCATCACTATACTACTACTAATTTGGTAACAGGCTTACCATGCGAATGCCGGCGGTGACTCCTCTGAGACACAACAAATAACTCGTTCCCGACATGCTTGCACCGATTGCGAAGAATCCTCGCCGAATTTATCTGAAGCACCGGATCGGTCAACGCTTCAACCAGCCTTTCCACGGCATTCATTTCCTTCAGAATCCTGTAGCAGTTGTTCGTGCTCTCCAATGCCAGCATAGCGAGCGCCTCCCCTGCTGATTCGACCTTCACCGTGTTCTGCTGCTGCGTCAATCCTTCGCTGAAGAAGATCCACAGCAGCTCCTTAATCATCCATCTCGTGCTGCCGATCCTCTCCCTCGCCTCCTCCTCCATCGCAGGGCTCGTCAAGGTCTCGATTCCCAGCTTCTGGAGCATCACGTGGCGATCCCCGTACTGCAGTATCTCCCTGATGTTGCTGATGGTGAACACGATCTCCGATATCTCTTGCCGGAGCGCCTTCCCGCTCCGCCCTGTCGTGCTTGCGAGCATCTTCACCACCTGCAGCGACCTCTTCACTGCCTTGACTTCCGACTCCGTCGCGCTCTCTCTTCTCCCCAGTCTCTCCCTGCCGAGTTGCGAGCATCTTCTCCACCTGCCGCCTTGTTCTTCTTATCGGGGTCGTCCGGCCGCAGCTCGTCAAAGTTCTGCTCCACCAGCCGCATGAGCGAGAACGAGACGCATGACGAGGCCGCGAGCAGCTGCAGCCAGTAGAGGACTCGGCTGACGTTCCGCGAGGGGAAGACCCGGCCGGGGAACGGGAGGAGGGCGACGTCGGAGGTGTGCTATGTCAGCGGCGGCGGAGCGTCTTATCGTGAGTCGTGGATCATGCTGCCGACATTGTTCGGGATTTTCGTGGTGTTGATCGAGAATGGCCGGAAGATGAGCTTTGGAGGAGTGTTAGTGTCAACATCTTtacgccgtggcctcggggccgatacggttgggttcgggtccgaatgattggAGATCTTCCCCCTTGAGACTGCTGAGGTAGTCGATCGTGGTGGTCTGATCGTGACGGGTCACTGTTTTCTCCGGGAGGGGACCCCTCGCCTGGGCCTTCGGTGGGAGGCACTCCGTCTTCGTCCCTACAGACAAGTCGGGTTGGGAGAgctcggcccaacccctccgacgatccagtTAGTCGATAGTCTCAGggggtttttctttttttttccctcccCTCTTCATTCCGAACGcaagggtttttatagggaaggtcaccgtttcctgatgtgcccgcttgcaagaAGTAGGGTCGTACCTGGGATAACGTTTGATACCGGTATTGGCGTTGGGTGAAGGATCGAGCTCTTGCAGGATGGTGacgtgcctcggtcgacgttttGGTCTGCTTTGACCAGGCTGTCAGGTCAGACGTTAGTTCGtgtcccatcattattattaCCCTCGTCAAGGAGGACGCGGGAGCTGGACTTGAGAGCTCGGAAGCTCGACCGGCCGGCCTCGGCGAGGGACCAGGTGGCCTGGTGCTGCCACTCGAGCTCGTCGCTCCGGCTGAAGATGCGGGCGCCTTCGATGTGGAGGATGATGGTGATGAACCAGAAGTCCTTCCTCTCGAGCGCGATGGCAAAGCCGCCAAGGAGGACCACTGGCGGCCTTCTCAAGGACGGCGAGCCGGAAGGCGAAGAGCGTCAGCTTCTTCTCAGGCGCTTCGAACTCGCCGTGGATTTTACATGGGTCAGTTGAATCGTTGCCGTGTTCTACGCACTTTGGAGGGGCGTCATTCACATCTCCCTGAGGCTCGAAGAACGTCGAGCCGTAATGGTCAGCGAACTTGATGCTTGCGCCGTCGGATTGCTCCACGATTCGCAGTCGAACACTCGGCTCGCCGTCCCTTGTTTGCTCCACATATAGGAAGACGATCGAGGACGAGAGCTACTTTTGTTGTTTGCAGGTCTCAGTTCAGAAGAAATTAACAGGCTTTATAGGAACCGAGTTCGACGGCatgcttgagagagagagagggaatctAAGAGGATGAAGGGCGGCCAACTTTACGTGGGATGTGGCTGGAAACTGTGCAAACTGTTCCTCCATAAAGCAAAGAGACACATGGAAAGGTGGAAGGGAAGATTGAGAGAAGATGGGGTGAGAGGGAGGAGACGAACAGCCAAATGAACTTTGGAGGCAAGTTTTTGCTatcaatggaggaggaagagtGAAGCTTGTGGCGTCAATTTGGCTGCCCTCACCATCTAAATCTTCATTGTGATACTCGCAAGGCCTGTTTGCAAGTTTATGCTTAAGTATAGCAAGTTTATGCTTAGAGCTAAACATATAGTTCAGGGCAATGATGATCTGGTGATACAACAGGAGAGTTACAGTATCCTAAGGAAGAGGATGATGCCATCTCATATGGGTTGGATGATTGCTTGCTCACAAGCTTCCAAGCAACCACAACTGCAGGCATACATCACTCTCAAAGATTCTCTTCTGCCAATCGTCTGTGGTATGAAAACTGAAGGCTGTCTTTGCTGACATGCTCACTCGGAAAAGAGCTTTCCATTCTGATTTGGAGTTCATCTTCAACCTTCGTCAGTGGGTCTGTTTCCGTGTTGTTATGGTCTCAAGAGAGGTGTAGTTTGTAATGAATGGTCTCAAGAGGCACGGCCAGAGCAATTTGAATAGGTGAGCCTTATCCATGTGTCGTTTAAGAAAACAGAAGTAATGTGTTTTCTGCATCTGTTTTCGAGTTTTTGCTtcgaaaaacaaaaacaagaaaacacAAGTAAAGCTAAAACGAGGACGCCTCACATGGTTCACCGCAGATCGTCGAGCTCCGCCTTCGAACAGCATGTGGCCTTTCGCGAGAGGGAAACGAGCGTCGAAGGAGAAGGCCGCGGAGACGAGTGGCGAGGGTAAACACCGGGAGGAGGATGGCCTTCTTCAAGAACTCGGAGTGACGGATCGGCTGCGCGAATTCGTCAAAACCTTCACCGTCGACACCTTCAGATCGTTCCCCCTTCATGGTTTGTGCATAGATACGTGTCTTTATTCGCGTGGAACGGTTCGGTTTACATCGATTTAGTGGTCGGTTGTTGCAGATGATCAGGCTGCAGACCCTGCCGACGTCTGCGCCCAGTCTAATGTCACGAAGGATCTCACGGAGTGGCAGGAGCGGCATGCTACCCTGGTTCTCTCCGAAGTCAAGGTCTTCCCCTCCTACTCTTGTTTCGATCTGATATCTTTCTCGGCCTTTTACTTGTTTCTTCTTTGATTTCTTGATCTTTTCCATTAATAGAAATCATGGAAATTAGGGCATGGCTTGATTGAAGAACATCTTCACTTTAGGCATGTTCGTGTAGAACTCTAGTGTGCTATTAGTCCTATTAGTGGCTGAATCCTCGAGTAGCAATTGCTTCTCCATTTGGTGCCTCTTTTGCGGTAATGTTTCATGTTTGTACCTTCTACTGCCCATATCCTCACAATAATTAGCTGTTGTCCTCGATTGCTTATCCTCAATATTGAACAATAATGCCACAACATTGCACATTGGCTTTTGTTTCTATATTAACTTATTTGTCAAACCGTATAGCCACATCAACTTGCTTATTAAAAGAATTATATGAGTGTGACTTTTCTACATTCTTTTCCCTCAGGAAATTGCACAGCTTCGATATGTTTTGTGCCCTAGGCATCTGAAGGAAAGACAGTTCTGGAGAATATATTTTCAACTTGTTAAGAGCAATGTCGCTCCGTAAGTTCTTTCTTAATTTACTTTAGTAGTGTGTACTTGAGTTTGATTTGAAATGGGATGGGTGGACTATAGAAGGATGCATAAGAAGAATTTATCTTATGGAGAATTTGTTTTTGCATACCAAACTAATAGGTTCATTATGTTTACATGCACATGCAATCTTTATCACTGGGAACCTCGTGCATAGGGAAGTAATAAAAATTTGCATTTCCCGGATCAAGACGTTTGTCATGTTAAAGATATCTTAGATTTAAGATTCttttttatttgaatatattAGGGAGGAATCAGCTAAGGAGAATTGCCAGACATGAGGCTCATATTGTAAAGATTTGCAGGATTGTTCTACTGATATTTGAGTTAAAATTTTATCCCTCTCGTTCATGCTTGCTTACAATGCTATTTTTTTTGCCATAAAATTTCTCAAAACCTCCCAATTCTTATTGTTGTTATTAATTGGGTTTCTTACTTATTTGTTCTGTGTATCATCAAGTTCATGTCTTGTTTGTTATCAAACTCCGGCTTGTAATTAAGTTCTCTCGAGTTATGTACCAAGCTCACCATGATCACCAAGACTGTTTGAAGAACTAGTATGTAAATAAGTCATATCATAAAATTTAGCTTATGAGGAGTCATGTAACTTTAATGTTTGGAAGTGACCTTAAACTATGTGCTAAGTCCACTTAATCAGATCAACTTATAGGTGTTTCTCATAGTCCAACAGATTCAATTGACATCATTTAATGTTGCACTGACAAATATTAACATTCTTAAGAAAAGTCTATGTAGGGCAAACCAAAAGCAATCACTATGTTCAGCCTCCAGTGTAGGTTCTACATAATCAGTTAAACACAAATGTATCTGATCAACATAAATTTAGTATCacacaaaaaaatattatttacattCTTAAGACAAATAAGGCAGACCAAAAGCAGTTGTTGTTTCAATCATTTGCGAACATCTTGTATCATACCTAACTGTATGAACTAAATAGGGAAAAAAAACTTCACTTGTTCCAGTTAGACAAGCATCGGCCAACCAAATATATCGTCTAATGCAGTTGTAATTTAATCATCATTGTTCAATGTTTACTTGTGAAACCTCAATTTAGACCCATTTTGAAAGTGAGAGGAGCATTGAGTTGGTTTATAAGCTTAGATGAGTCTTTACTATCATCTCTTGCATAAGCATTTTTGGGCTAGTGACTTGGGCCCTATCGATTTAATGAATAAATTTTCTCATCAAATTGAGTTCTAATGGATGCAATCATAGCGGACCCAGTATTAAATATGGTGAGGGGTCTTGATAGGCCATGAATAGGGTAGAGGCACATCATACCATGGAGCCGATATCGCATGCACCATACTCAGATTTGATTCTTGGTTGAGTTGGGTGTTGACAAAGATGTTGAGTCATAAAGGAAATTGTGACACCTTAATTTAGTCAAACATTTCGAGCTAGTGATTTAGGAGTGTCAAGTTTCTTCTTGCTGTTAATTTTGTTGTACTCCTCtggaaaaaattaatataatgtgTATATATATCAAGTTAATCTTGTGAATTCTTTTGCCAGATATGAGATGCATGCCATACAGAAAGCAAGGATGAAAAAGTTGGAGATGGAGGTAGAAGAATCATTAATCAAGGGTGCTATTGAGGTCGAGATGGCAGAAACAAACCGTGGAAGTGGTTCATCGATGACACTGATAAGTAAAGAGAATTCTCTCTTGAAGGATGATATCGATAGAGTTTGAAAGGGCAGGTAAGCCATtcaaagatcatgattcatgcaTTATGTTGAACTTAATGGTAACGGGTAATGAACTTCTTGGTAAAGATGTCTTTCACAGAGAACATTTCTGACTGGTGTATATAATCCAACTTTTCAGGTGAATCCTCAGAGTCCACTGACACAACTGATGCAaaagtttgagatataagtttctTGCAAGTGCATGGACCAAACCTTGATTTCCTTCATCCGTTGTTGGCATCCCCATTATTGACCTTTGAACAACAGCTGTCTTACCACTTAGCATGATGACTTCAAATCAAAGAAACAACTGACCTGACCTCTGAACAATCTCGTTTATCATGTGTTTCTTCCTTCTTGGTCTGGAACTGTTCTAGAAGCATGTGGAAGCCCGTTCAAGGTTGAGAACAGACAGGGACACGGTGTTCAGATGTAGAAGAAAGGTGTCATCGTAGGTCATGGGCAGTCCTAAAAGTTGTGCTTGGCTTATTGTTGATAGTTTAAACCTCATTGTTAGAATGGTCAAAACCCCTCCTTTTTTCCCCTTGAGGTTGAGCTTCTTTTCTGTGTCTGTTCCTGATCGGTTGCTTTGGTGAAGTGTACCGTGACTGATCCATTTTGACCAGGTGTTACTTGTTGTTCAAATTCAAAtgaattcaaaatcatgtaaaGCTTAATATGAGAGGCTTATGGTGTGCAGATGTTTTTTTGTCTTGAGATAGCCGAGAGACATACTGTAAAGGTAAAGGTTTCCAGAGTTCTTGTTTGGCTTCAATAGGTGCAGGTGGATGGTCTCGCTTGAAGCGTCTCCTGCATGGATCAAGTGGCGAGAGGTAATCAAGTTTTCTTTCAATTAAGTGACGTTTTGTTTTCTTTGCTAACTGTAGCTACGTTGTCTCTAACCGTGCAGGGCTTGTTCTTCGTTGGGTTGGGAGTCTTACGATTAGGTTGTACAGAACAACTTGATGGAATCTAATGCTGGTCGTTCAGCCATGTTAATCTGCTTGGACAGCAAGCATACAAGAGTGGATGAGCTTTCATCGGACCAGTTTAGGAGGACGGCTTAACATGCTAAGTAGTTGATGGGTTTCATACATTAGCAAAAAGTTTGTAAGTCTTGGCGTCCAAAACAACTTGCCGCACTGCAGATATGGAGCCCAGAAGCGCAAGCATGGAGGATATCACGGCTATGGCAGTGTTGAGCCAGAAGACGACGCCCCTCTTGGAAGGCTTGAAGGTGAGGTTGTAGAAGACCGATGGCACCGCGAAGTCCAGCGGCAAGAACCCGAAGGCGCCGATGACGGCGTTGATGTCCCCGAAGAAAGGGAGCATGGCGGCTAGGAGGGTTGCCACCACGATGGACAGCGACCGGAAGATGAGCCTCGGCGTCACATTTCGAGCAGAGTATTGATCCTTTCTTGGGTCGGCAAACAGGCCCTCCAGAACCTCGTTCGTCGGCTGCAAGTACACCTGCATGAATCATAAGTTCAGGTAAGCAACAAACATTTCAGGAAACATAAAtccttatctttcttttatttatattttattattaggaTTTCATCTTTTGATTTAATCTCATTTGTTAAAAGGTTGGATTTAACCGTAAGCACCCTACCCAAAACATTCCCTAACATTGAAGTTTGGGGTAACGTGGCTTCACATCATTGGTCAGAAGAGGCCACAAAAGCCTCTTCCTAAGAAGTGTTTTGTTTTCTCACTTCATTCGAGTCCTTGGACGACAACGAAAGAtcattttaaagtgagaaaacattaGGAGAAAGTCAAAGAAATGAATCCGAAGATGCATTTGTTGTCCTAACCATATTCCTCGGCTACCTGTAGGTAGGCATTTATTTGTCAAGGAATGAACATATAGGTAGCGAGAGGCGATTTGGGATGCAATTCAAATGACGAaatcttaatataaaaaattatttatttttattaattttcttataaatgataaatgaTGAAAGCATAATTCAAAGCGCAGGTGATTGCTCAAAATTTTTATCagtttatcaaaatcatttttaccacttatccttaataataataataataataaagtataaATTTATGTTTTGCTTAAATGTTCCGAAGGCTTACACGTGGAAACAAGCTGTACGTGTTGTTCTTACCACTCCGACggctgctagttggagaagggttaATGAGGTGGTCATGGCGAGGAACCACTTGGGCACGAGGGTGGTGCCGTCTTCCAGATCGAAGTTGGCAAGAACGTAGCCTTGGGCTCGGTTGCCGAATGCCCAGTACCCGGAGATCGCCACGCTGAAGAAGGTCGCCACCACGACGGCGTAGCAGAGGCAGAGACCCTTGAACATCTTCCCCGTGACGGGAGGAGCAACTGTTGCCTGGAGGCAGAGCAGATGAAGCAGCACGCAGTCAGAGTCGGTCGTCGCTGTCGTAGCGAGGGACATTGATGACTGACTTGTATCTCCGGGATGATGCCGTTGCCGTAGGTGGTGGCGATGATGGCGATGGCGTTGAGTGCACCGAAGAGGCGGTCCTGGCCGTTGCCTGGAAGGGAGTAATCCCTCTGTGGAGCATTTGTGCCTGCATGAATGGAACCTGCAGCGGCACAAGCACTGTAGgacaagcaaagaagaagagagacgaGGTTGATGTGCCTGAGGGAGTGGAAGGAGGGGATCTGTGCGAGGACCAGCATGAAGGCCCCGAAGACGATCACGAACTCATGGAGCTGCATCGTCCCTCCCGGCCTCGCGATCAAGTAGATGGTCTGCAATTGCAACGCAGAGGCTGAGACTCAGCAAGCCGAACCGAAAGCTTACAGCCGGAGATGGACGAAGGCAAAGACACGAACGGACGGACGGACCTTCAGGCTCTGCCCTCCCAAGAGGACTTGGCCGACGACCGCACCGAAGCACACCAAGAACTGTATCGGACCAACGTAGAAGCGACCCCATCCTGGCCCTGTTGCATGCCAACGACAGACGTAAGCACCCTTTCTTCTCTTGTTTCTTTTCTCGAGGTGACATTTTAACAAACACAGGAAGAGCAATAGTTCTCGTTGACAGCTGCACTTGGAGTAGTAAAGGAATCTCGAAGCGCACAGCCTTCTTCGTTGACACTAATTGGATTGTGGTCCTGCGGAAGATGGCAATAGATCTCTCTTGATCCACGTCGAATCTTGGCTTTTAGTGGTAGCCACCATGGATGAGTGCATGTCACTGTTCTTGAGGAAGACCCGAATGTCACAATTGACAGCCATGTCGCCGGTGGAACTCTGTGCGTCCACCACCACGGAATCGACGGGCGGCGAATGACAGAAACGAAGGGACCAAACGGACAGGATGTCGAATATAAGTATGAGATTACCAAGGATGTCGTGAGCCATGTCGCGGAAGCGTAGTTGTCGGCGGCCGAGCTGAGCGTAGTGGTCGAGAACCAGGGAGAGGAGGTTGTAGGAGTAGAAGGTGACGACGGCGCCCACGACGAGGCACGCAACTCCGGGCGCCCAGCCGAGCGACGCCAGCGCGAAAGGGAGGCTGAGCAGGGCCGGGGCCACGATGGAGGTCGTCAGATGGTAGCCGCAGTGCATCCACGAGCCTGTACTTGCGTCGAACACTCACCACGCAAATTAGTCATCCCTCTTCAGGTGATAAATCCccaaactagagagagagagagagagagattgtaggGACCTTTGGACTTGAGAACAAAGAGAGCTCCAGCATCAAGCTGATTTGGGTCAGCTGCAGCAACATCACGGCCATGGCCGACCACTGCCTCCTCTGCAGCCATGGAGTTGCAGAGGAGACTTCCCGTGTCGGTCGAAGATGATGACGGGAAATGGGAACGCAATAACGAACGACTTTGGTTACCATGCGACAGTTTTGACTACGCGGGCATAGGCTAGTCTTCATCGCAGGTTCCAAAAAAAGACGGCGCCTTGCAGATTCCGGAATCTTTTTGAAAGGCCGGCCTCACAACACAGAATAATGTAATGATTGATGCCGGGAGGAAATAAACATTATTAGGTAATCAAAGGTGGGATGATTTGTAATATAAGAATAATGTTTATTTAAACCAATTTAATTTATCGCCgtgaaaattaattaattaatgacCTGACCTTTTTCAGCACAGTAATAAAAATGACAGAAAAATTTTCTCCTTCGTTCACCAAAATCAACTGCTGGCTATGGGGTTTGAACCCATGCGCACTTATGTGCAGAAGATCTTAAGTCTTCCCCCTTAACCACTCGGGCAAACCAGCCACACAGTACAATGTTGATCGAGCACATAATCTGTCTAAGACACTCTACGATTGAAACAATtgtaacaaaaataataataataaatagaaaCGTACAGGTGATGATATAAATAGGTAATGCCATAAATTCCAAGAATAAAAAGGAGTCTCAAATGCCATAAATTCCTGAAATATGCTTGACCAACCAAGTAGTAAAATATAGCTAAAATCCGTTGCTTGGATTGACTTCTAACGATCACATCTTTTGGAAAAATGTTATGAATAATATTCGGGAGAATTAACACATAAATATAATGATTGTTTTCGCAACCGAGAAAAGATGCTAATACCGCACATCATATTGACATCATCAAAGAGTAGGCATCACCAGAATGTTTACTAATCATACCAATGCcaaatttattttaatcaaataatcC comes from the Musa acuminata AAA Group cultivar baxijiao chromosome BXJ2-8, Cavendish_Baxijiao_AAA, whole genome shotgun sequence genome and includes:
- the LOC135618852 gene encoding uncharacterized protein LOC135618852; this translates as MWPFARGKRASKEKAAETSGEGKHREEDGLLQELGVTDRLREFVKTFTVDTFRSFPLHDDQAADPADVCAQSNVTKDLTEWQERHATLVLSEVKEIAQLRYVLCPRHLKERQFWRIYFQLVKSNVAPYEMHAIQKARMKKLEMEVEESLIKGAIEVEMAETNRGSGSSMTLISKENSLLKDDIDRV
- the LOC135618850 gene encoding GABA transporter 1-like, whose product is MAAEEAVVGHGRDVAAADPNQLDAGALFVLKSKGSWMHCGYHLTTSIVAPALLSLPFALASLGWAPGVACLVVGAVVTFYSYNLLSLVLDHYAQLGRRQLRFRDMAHDILGPGWGRFYVGPIQFLVCFGAVVGQVLLGGQSLKTIYLIARPGGTMQLHEFVIVFGAFMLVLAQIPSFHSLRHINLVSLLLCLSYSACAAAGSIHAGTNAPQRDYSLPGNGQDRLFGALNAIAIIATTYGNGIIPEIQATVAPPVTGKMFKGLCLCYAVVVATFFSVAISGYWAFGNRAQGYVLANFDLEDGTTLVPKWFLAMTTSLTLLQLAAVGVVYLQPTNEVLEGLFADPRKDQYSARNVTPRLIFRSLSIVVATLLAAMLPFFGDINAVIGAFGFLPLDFAVPSVFYNLTFKPSKRGVVFWLNTAIAVISSMLALLGSISAVRQVVLDAKTYKLFANV